One stretch of Pedobacter riviphilus DNA includes these proteins:
- the lon gene encoding endopeptidase La yields the protein MSKQDIFDFHTAMPIINEDTEFFPLMSQQDEEEMNNEETPETLAILPLRNTVLFPGVVIPITVGRDKSIKLIKEAYKGNKIIGVVSQKDVSIEDPTFEQLNTVGTVANIIKLLQMPDGNTTVIIQGKQRFSLIEEVQNEPYIKAVVKKFEEQKHKADKEFKTLIASIREMSAQIIQLSPNIPSEASIALKNIESNSFLINFISSNMNAEMADKQKILEMDKLQERAQKVMELLMVELQMLELRNQIQSKVRTDLDKQQRDYFLNQQLKTIQEELGGNSADLEFDALQERAKKKKWTQTVADHFDKELDKLGRMNPAAPDYSVQLNYLELLLDLPWSEFTKDNFDLKRAQRILDKDHFGLEKVKQRIIEYLAVLKLKRNMKAPILCLVGPPGVGKTSLGKSIAKALGRKYVRMALGGIRDEAEIRGHRKTYIGAMPGRIISSIKKAGADNPVFVLDEIDKVGTDHRGDPSSALLEVLDPEQNNAFYDHYVEVDYDLSNILFIATANSLSTIQPALLDRMEIIEVNGYTIEEKIEIAKKYLLPKQKENHGLQAKDIALKPALIEKVIEDYTRESGVRGLEKKIGSLVRGVATKIAMEEAYDANLSNEDIERILGAPIYDKDLYEGNEVAGVVTGLAWTSVGGDILFIESSLSPGKGKLTLTGNLGDVMKESAVIALAYLRAHAAEFDIDYTLFDNWDVHVHVPAGATPKDGPSAGVTMLTALTSAFTQRKVKQHLAMTGEITLRGKVLPVGGIKEKILAAKRANIKEIILCKSNRKDILEIKESYIKDLKFHYVTEMSEVIELALTKNKVKKPLDLSVKIAPIVN from the coding sequence CCATTAAATTAATTAAAGAAGCTTACAAAGGAAATAAGATTATTGGGGTTGTTTCTCAAAAAGATGTTTCTATCGAAGATCCTACTTTTGAGCAGCTTAACACGGTTGGTACTGTGGCAAACATCATTAAGCTGTTACAGATGCCTGATGGAAATACCACCGTAATTATACAGGGTAAACAACGTTTCAGCTTAATTGAAGAGGTACAGAACGAACCTTATATCAAAGCTGTTGTTAAAAAATTCGAAGAACAAAAGCACAAAGCAGATAAAGAGTTTAAAACATTAATCGCTTCTATACGCGAGATGTCTGCGCAGATTATCCAGCTTTCACCAAATATTCCGAGCGAAGCCAGTATTGCACTAAAAAACATCGAGAGCAATTCATTTTTGATCAATTTCATTTCGTCAAATATGAATGCCGAAATGGCCGATAAGCAAAAAATCCTTGAAATGGATAAATTGCAGGAAAGAGCACAAAAAGTAATGGAACTTTTAATGGTCGAATTGCAGATGCTAGAGCTGCGAAACCAGATCCAGTCTAAAGTACGTACCGACCTTGATAAGCAACAGCGCGATTATTTCTTAAACCAGCAGTTAAAAACCATCCAGGAAGAATTGGGCGGTAACTCTGCCGATTTAGAGTTTGATGCTTTACAGGAAAGGGCTAAAAAGAAAAAATGGACGCAGACTGTTGCTGATCATTTTGATAAGGAACTAGATAAGTTGGGTAGAATGAACCCTGCTGCTCCTGATTACTCTGTTCAGTTAAATTATTTAGAACTCCTTTTAGATTTACCCTGGAGCGAGTTTACTAAAGACAATTTCGACCTAAAAAGAGCACAGCGTATCTTAGATAAAGATCATTTTGGTTTAGAAAAAGTTAAGCAGCGTATTATCGAATACTTAGCCGTATTAAAATTAAAGCGCAATATGAAAGCGCCGATTTTATGTTTGGTAGGCCCTCCGGGAGTTGGTAAAACATCTTTAGGAAAATCGATTGCGAAAGCATTAGGTCGCAAATATGTACGTATGGCTTTAGGTGGTATCCGCGATGAAGCCGAAATCCGTGGTCACCGTAAAACTTACATAGGTGCCATGCCGGGCCGTATCATTTCGTCTATTAAAAAAGCTGGAGCAGATAACCCTGTTTTTGTTTTGGATGAGATTGATAAAGTGGGAACCGACCATCGTGGTGATCCATCATCCGCTTTGCTGGAGGTTTTAGACCCTGAGCAGAACAATGCTTTTTACGATCACTATGTAGAGGTAGATTACGATTTATCAAACATCTTATTCATTGCCACAGCAAACTCTTTAAGTACAATACAGCCTGCTTTGTTAGACCGTATGGAGATTATTGAGGTGAACGGATATACTATTGAAGAAAAAATAGAGATTGCAAAAAAATACCTGTTGCCAAAACAGAAAGAAAACCATGGTTTGCAGGCCAAAGATATTGCGCTTAAACCTGCCCTAATCGAAAAAGTAATCGAAGATTATACAAGAGAATCGGGCGTACGTGGTTTAGAGAAAAAAATTGGCTCTTTGGTGCGTGGTGTGGCTACAAAAATTGCAATGGAAGAGGCCTACGATGCAAACTTAAGCAATGAAGATATTGAGCGTATTTTAGGTGCCCCGATTTATGATAAAGACTTATACGAGGGCAATGAAGTGGCTGGAGTGGTAACAGGCTTAGCCTGGACAAGTGTTGGAGGTGATATTTTATTTATCGAATCGAGCTTAAGTCCGGGGAAAGGAAAATTAACCTTAACCGGTAACCTGGGTGATGTAATGAAAGAATCGGCAGTAATTGCATTGGCTTATTTACGTGCGCACGCAGCTGAATTTGATATAGACTATACTTTATTTGATAACTGGGATGTTCACGTTCACGTGCCTGCAGGTGCTACGCCAAAAGACGGACCTTCGGCCGGGGTAACGATGCTTACCGCCTTAACGTCGGCATTTACACAACGTAAGGTAAAACAGCATTTAGCTATGACTGGTGAGATTACCTTACGCGGAAAAGTACTTCCTGTTGGCGGGATTAAAGAAAAAATTCTTGCAGCAAAAAGGGCAAACATTAAAGAAATTATCCTTTGCAAAAGCAACCGTAAAGATATTTTAGAAATTAAAGAAAGTTATATCAAGGATTTAAAATTCCATTATGTAACGGAAATGAGCGAAGTAATTGAATTGGCCTTAACCAAGAATAAGGTTAAAAAGCCTTTAGATTTAAGTGTTAAAATTGCACCGATTGTAAACTAA
- a CDS encoding lipid A-modifier LpxR family protein has translation MRSFLFTIGFCLAVSTSFSQSFKNEFGFKTENDAYLATLNDRYYTNGLFIYFRHAINTEKLSDKIEKKTYEISAGQKMYTPYWGQVPNKEDQDRPFAGYLYAGGAYSIFYKNETVLKPV, from the coding sequence ATGAGATCATTTTTATTCACTATAGGTTTTTGTTTGGCTGTTTCAACCAGTTTTTCTCAATCATTTAAAAACGAATTCGGTTTTAAAACCGAAAACGATGCTTATTTGGCCACATTAAACGATAGATATTATACTAACGGATTATTCATCTACTTCCGCCATGCTATTAATACCGAAAAACTATCTGATAAAATAGAGAAAAAGACCTACGAAATTTCTGCCGGACAAAAAATGTATACGCCTTATTGGGGGCAGGTACCTAACAAAGAAGATCAGGACAGGCCTTTTGCAGGTTATCTTTATGCAGGTGGTGCATACTCTATTTTCTATAAAAATGAGACTGTTTTAAAACCAGTGTAG
- a CDS encoding lipid A-modifier LpxR family protein — MGTVGPNSLAQAAQRFLHKTVGFYTPAGWDYQIKNELAINLAANYSKLLFRPEDPIVDISAQGYANLGTTFSGLGASVLFRAGKLNQLFNSAYHNAVIGNSKTKSLNNSEFFFYVKPQLNFVAYDATIQGSLFNDNSPLTFGVKPIVFEQQFGVNYSSKRFTADFNIIFKTKEVKSVAKAQNYGGLSLYYRFGKS; from the coding sequence TTGGGAACGGTAGGCCCCAACTCGCTTGCTCAAGCGGCACAACGTTTTCTACATAAAACAGTGGGTTTTTATACGCCTGCAGGTTGGGATTACCAGATCAAAAATGAACTGGCTATAAACCTTGCTGCCAACTACAGTAAACTACTTTTTAGGCCTGAAGACCCTATTGTGGACATCAGTGCACAGGGTTATGCTAATTTAGGAACAACTTTTTCGGGTTTGGGTGCATCAGTGCTTTTTAGAGCCGGTAAATTAAATCAATTGTTCAACAGTGCCTATCATAACGCGGTAATCGGAAATTCAAAAACAAAAAGCTTAAACAATTCAGAGTTTTTCTTTTATGTAAAACCACAATTAAACTTTGTTGCTTACGATGCCACCATACAGGGAAGCCTTTTTAATGATAACAGTCCATTAACTTTTGGGGTAAAACCGATTGTTTTTGAGCAACAGTTTGGTGTAAATTATAGCTCAAAAAGGTTTACTGCAGATTTCAATATCATTTTTAAAACCAAAGAAGTTAAAAGCGTGGCTAAGGCACAGAATTACGGTGGTTTGAGTTTGTATTATCGGTTTGGGAAGAGTTAG
- a CDS encoding L,D-transpeptidase family protein, giving the protein MKKAILFTILFFIACAVIYNLYPEKKLPLNTEIDYIIVKKSNRQLLAYSKQKLIKTYQISLGDSPVGHKAYEGDEKTPEGLYTINAKNAFSGYHKNLGVSYPNSKDIAHAKLLGKPVGGDIKIHGIRNNFGFIGKFQRFSDWTNGCMALTNSEVDELYATVKIGTKIEIRP; this is encoded by the coding sequence ATGAAAAAAGCAATCCTTTTTACCATTTTGTTCTTTATTGCCTGTGCTGTAATTTACAATTTATACCCTGAAAAGAAATTACCTTTAAATACCGAAATCGATTATATCATTGTTAAAAAGTCAAATAGACAATTACTGGCTTATTCAAAGCAGAAATTGATTAAAACTTATCAGATTTCTTTGGGCGACAGCCCAGTTGGACATAAAGCGTATGAAGGTGATGAAAAAACGCCCGAAGGCCTGTACACCATCAACGCCAAAAACGCATTTAGTGGCTACCATAAAAATCTTGGGGTTTCTTACCCTAACTCAAAAGATATTGCACACGCAAAACTTTTGGGAAAACCCGTGGGTGGCGATATTAAAATACATGGCATCAGAAACAATTTCGGTTTTATCGGCAAATTTCAAAGATTTTCTGACTGGACCAATGGTTGTATGGCATTAACCAATAGTGAAGTTGATGAGCTATATGCTACCGTAAAAATTGGGACTAAAATTGAAATCAGACCCTGA
- the arfB gene encoding alternative ribosome rescue aminoacyl-tRNA hydrolase ArfB, translated as MLPAREEILRSAIFKTSRSGGKGGQNVNKVSSKVELVFNIETFAYFTDEEKVLLKEKLQHRLDSEGLLHIVAQEDRSQLLNKERTIAKLIDLLKKALIVQKKRKPTKIPKGIIEKRLKNKAVTANRKESRKKPSID; from the coding sequence ATGTTACCTGCCAGAGAAGAAATTTTACGATCAGCCATTTTTAAAACCTCACGTAGCGGAGGTAAAGGCGGGCAAAACGTAAACAAAGTTTCGAGTAAGGTAGAGTTGGTTTTTAATATTGAAACCTTTGCATATTTTACTGATGAAGAAAAAGTATTGCTCAAAGAAAAACTGCAGCATCGTTTAGATAGCGAAGGCTTGCTCCATATTGTTGCCCAGGAAGACAGGAGCCAGCTGCTAAATAAAGAGAGAACGATTGCAAAACTGATCGATTTGCTGAAAAAAGCATTGATTGTTCAGAAAAAAAGAAAGCCAACCAAAATCCCTAAAGGTATTATCGAGAAGAGGTTGAAAAATAAAGCTGTTACCGCAAACCGGAAAGAAAGTCGTAAAAAACCTTCAATAGATTAA
- the cmk gene encoding (d)CMP kinase has translation MKKNLVIAIDGYSSCGKSTLAKALAKKLGFIYVDSGAMYRAVTLYFLRNHIDITDDAKVEDALQHIELNFHSRDYESHITLNGEEVSDEIRLMPVSENVSEVSAHKIVRHEMVKQQQRMGKSKNIVMDGRDIGTTVFPDAPVKFFMTADPKIRAERRFKELESKGNNETTLEEVFENLAHRDYADTTRKESPLVRADDAIILDNTDLTQEEQLDFALERVQPFLIH, from the coding sequence ATGAAGAAAAACTTGGTTATAGCTATTGATGGCTATTCATCTTGCGGAAAAAGCACCTTGGCAAAGGCATTGGCTAAAAAATTAGGTTTTATTTATGTTGATAGCGGGGCAATGTACCGGGCTGTTACTTTATATTTTTTACGGAACCATATCGATATTACCGACGATGCTAAAGTTGAAGATGCTTTACAACACATCGAACTAAATTTCCATTCGCGCGATTACGAATCGCACATTACCCTTAACGGTGAAGAGGTTTCAGATGAAATCCGTTTAATGCCTGTTTCTGAAAATGTAAGTGAAGTTTCAGCACATAAAATTGTCCGCCATGAAATGGTGAAACAACAGCAGCGTATGGGTAAATCCAAAAATATTGTAATGGATGGGCGCGACATCGGCACTACTGTTTTCCCTGATGCACCTGTGAAATTCTTTATGACTGCTGATCCGAAAATAAGGGCTGAACGTAGGTTTAAGGAACTGGAAAGCAAAGGCAATAACGAAACCACTTTAGAAGAAGTTTTCGAAAACCTTGCGCACCGTGACTATGCCGATACTACTAGAAAAGAAAGTCCACTGGTTAGAGCTGATGACGCCATTATTTTAGATAATACCGATCTTACACAGGAGGAACAATTGGATTTTGCATTGGAAAGAGTGCAACCGTTTTTGATTCATTAG
- a CDS encoding 3-keto-disaccharide hydrolase, with amino-acid sequence MKLKSIYLVVLFLSITILNARAQKGWINLFNGKDLKDWNIKISKHEYKENYANTFRVENGVMKVSYDGYKEFNQQYGHIFYKKPFSAYLLKVTYRFVGDQAKGGEGWATRNSGAMLHCQDPATMLKDQDFPISIEGQILGGDGEHERHTSNVCTPGTLINYNGKLFTPHCLDSKSKTYAGDQWVTAEFLVLGDSVIKHIIAGEVVLEYTKPQIGGGNVSNFDPKVKIDGKPLTSGYISLQSESHPIEFKTVKLYDLEAYMKDKAKLDKVLAKILKE; translated from the coding sequence ATGAAATTAAAATCAATTTACCTTGTTGTATTATTTTTATCGATTACGATCCTCAACGCCAGGGCCCAAAAAGGCTGGATCAATCTCTTTAACGGGAAAGATTTAAAAGATTGGAACATTAAAATTTCCAAACACGAATACAAAGAAAATTATGCCAATACTTTCCGCGTAGAAAATGGTGTAATGAAAGTGAGTTATGATGGATACAAAGAATTTAACCAACAATACGGACATATTTTCTATAAAAAACCGTTTTCGGCTTACCTATTAAAAGTAACCTATCGTTTTGTCGGCGATCAGGCTAAAGGTGGTGAAGGTTGGGCAACCAGAAATAGCGGTGCCATGTTACATTGCCAAGACCCGGCAACAATGTTGAAAGATCAGGATTTCCCGATTTCTATTGAAGGGCAGATTCTTGGTGGTGATGGTGAGCACGAACGCCATACCAGTAACGTATGTACGCCAGGAACACTGATTAATTATAATGGCAAACTATTTACACCTCATTGCTTAGATTCTAAATCGAAAACTTATGCTGGCGACCAATGGGTAACCGCAGAATTTTTAGTGTTAGGCGATTCTGTTATCAAACACATCATAGCCGGTGAAGTGGTTTTAGAATATACTAAGCCTCAAATTGGTGGAGGTAATGTTTCGAATTTCGACCCGAAAGTTAAAATAGATGGTAAACCATTAACATCAGGTTATATTTCGCTTCAAAGCGAAAGCCACCCGATAGAATTTAAAACAGTAAAGCTTTATGATCTGGAAGCGTACATGAAAGACAAAGCAAAACTGGATAAGGTATTGGCTAAAATATTAAAAGAGTAA
- a CDS encoding TPM domain-containing protein, with translation MLKTHLIKHFALLLFLFLTNFAIAQTAYHVQDIPDPKNNGGGYVSDPDGILGSSTVSDLNNTIAQFEHKTNVQVAVVIVNDFDHDKEDFDFAYELFNTWGIGSKTSNNGLLLFISKDRRKYRFITGTGIEGVLPDVKLKHIAEQNLLPAFRQNDFSTEITNTINAIGVIILNPEHKSELNQFFTQHESNSSLENFWLPTGIILLAFWGCSKL, from the coding sequence ATGCTCAAAACCCATTTAATCAAACACTTTGCGCTTTTACTTTTCCTTTTCCTGACCAATTTTGCAATTGCGCAAACGGCTTATCATGTACAAGATATTCCCGATCCAAAAAACAACGGTGGTGGCTATGTTAGCGATCCTGACGGCATTTTGGGAAGCAGTACTGTTTCTGATTTAAATAACACCATTGCCCAGTTCGAACATAAAACCAACGTTCAGGTGGCAGTGGTGATTGTTAACGATTTCGACCATGATAAAGAAGATTTCGACTTTGCTTATGAGCTGTTTAATACCTGGGGAATTGGTTCAAAAACCAGCAATAATGGTTTGCTGCTATTTATTTCAAAAGATCGGCGAAAATACCGATTCATTACCGGAACGGGAATTGAAGGTGTATTGCCGGATGTAAAGCTTAAACATATTGCCGAGCAGAACCTCCTCCCAGCTTTCAGGCAAAATGATTTCAGCACTGAGATAACAAATACCATTAATGCCATTGGTGTAATTATTTTAAACCCTGAACATAAATCAGAGCTCAATCAGTTTTTCACCCAACACGAAAGCAATAGTTCACTCGAAAATTTTTGGCTTCCTACGGGAATTATCCTACTGGCATTTTGGGGGTGTTCAAAATTGTAA
- a CDS encoding SH3 domain-containing protein, producing MTRIFFLLIALSIFANRLNAQELYRVKADKLRVRESSDPKSKVIGNIAQNENITVLDANNAKFYKVKFKNREGWVSKDFVEKIASTPKPSTPQANAAQPTTTPQTAPSTDMYRVTANDLRVRQQADPKSKIVGYLPKNENVAVIDSSNTSFYKVKVTNGEGWVSKEFLVRISPVKTAAEKTSIAASVPQENKDYTNIIFFVVVALILITILYFSIKYASGNKFLIGFSVVVILIIGYFCYITFIQAKVVTGTFASNEDIQYKTFNFKSKDSVTVTDAYTDSIFTSKYVIEGDMIKLYDQQNTIMLLIRDDATLIGEGFTRGTFTKK from the coding sequence ATGACTAGAATTTTCTTCCTCCTCATCGCTCTTTCTATTTTTGCTAACCGTTTAAATGCGCAAGAATTGTATCGGGTTAAAGCCGACAAATTGCGCGTAAGGGAAAGTAGTGATCCGAAAAGTAAGGTTATTGGAAATATTGCTCAAAATGAAAACATTACGGTTTTAGATGCAAACAATGCCAAGTTTTACAAAGTAAAGTTTAAAAACCGCGAAGGATGGGTAAGCAAAGATTTCGTAGAAAAAATTGCATCAACTCCTAAACCATCAACTCCTCAGGCAAATGCTGCACAGCCCACCACTACCCCTCAAACGGCACCAAGCACCGACATGTATCGTGTAACTGCCAACGATTTGCGCGTAAGGCAACAAGCTGATCCGAAAAGCAAAATTGTTGGATATTTACCTAAAAATGAGAATGTTGCCGTTATCGATTCATCAAACACAAGCTTTTACAAAGTTAAGGTTACTAATGGAGAAGGATGGGTAAGTAAAGAATTTTTGGTTAGAATTTCTCCTGTAAAAACTGCAGCCGAAAAAACAAGCATTGCCGCATCGGTACCTCAGGAAAACAAAGATTATACGAACATCATCTTTTTTGTAGTTGTGGCCTTAATACTGATTACCATATTGTACTTTTCAATTAAATATGCGAGTGGCAATAAATTTTTGATCGGTTTTTCTGTGGTGGTAATCTTGATAATCGGATATTTCTGCTACATTACTTTTATACAGGCGAAAGTGGTAACAGGCACCTTTGCCAGCAACGAAGATATACAGTACAAGACCTTTAATTTTAAATCGAAAGATTCGGTAACGGTTACCGATGCCTATACTGATTCTATTTTCACCTCAAAATACGTTATCGAAGGCGATATGATCAAACTTTATGATCAGCAAAATACGATTATGCTATTAATCAGAGATGATGCAACATTAATTGGTGAAGGTTTTACAAGAGGCACTTTTACGAAAAAATAG
- the rpsA gene encoding 30S ribosomal protein S1 has translation MAKKQVAEKELAAKTAELQGEGGRLTEKETIESEADSVSIESIKSSLATPSEDFDWDADEKVFGNYNEADRKKFEDMYAGTFNQITKGEIISGIVVSINNKDVVLNVGFKSDGLVSTSEFRDTPDLKIGDSVDVFVEAPEDANGQLILSRKRAKTQRSWEAINEALENDRIINGFVKSRTKGGLIVDIMGVEAFLPGSQIDIKPIRDYDVYVGKTMEFKVVKINHEFKNVVVSHKVLIEDDLESQKVEIVSKLEKGQVLEGTVKNITDFGVFIDLGGVDGLLHITDISWGRIEHPKEVLSLDEKINVVVLDFDDEKKRIALGLKQLTPHPWENLSADIQVGSKVKGKIVTVADYGAFLEIIPGVEGLIHVSEMSWSQNLRNPQEFLKVGDEIEAEVLTLDRDERKMSLGIKQLSNDPWQEVAAKFPVGSKHKATVKNMTNFGVFVEIEEGIDGLIHISDLSWSKKVNHPNEFTKVGDVLDVVVLELDVDNRKLSLGHKQLEENPWDTFETIFTLDSVHQGTVVKVTDKGAVIALPYGVEGFVPTKHMVKEDGTSVKAEETNDFKIIEFNKEAKRIVVSHARIWEEVKAEAVAEERNAKKKEAKAAVTAVKKVKDSVEKSTLGDLDVLAQLKSQLEGEESKAKKG, from the coding sequence ATGGCTAAAAAACAAGTAGCAGAAAAAGAATTAGCAGCAAAAACAGCTGAACTTCAGGGAGAAGGCGGACGTCTAACTGAAAAAGAAACTATTGAATCAGAAGCTGATTCAGTTTCGATCGAATCGATCAAATCATCATTAGCAACACCAAGCGAAGATTTCGACTGGGATGCAGATGAAAAAGTTTTTGGTAACTACAATGAGGCAGACCGTAAAAAGTTTGAAGATATGTATGCCGGAACATTCAACCAGATCACTAAAGGTGAAATCATCAGCGGTATCGTTGTTTCAATCAACAACAAAGACGTAGTATTAAACGTAGGTTTCAAATCAGACGGTTTAGTTTCTACTTCTGAGTTCCGTGATACACCAGATCTAAAAATCGGCGATTCAGTTGACGTATTCGTTGAAGCACCAGAAGATGCTAACGGTCAATTGATCCTTTCTCGCAAAAGAGCTAAAACCCAAAGATCATGGGAAGCAATTAACGAGGCTCTTGAAAATGATAGAATCATCAACGGTTTCGTTAAGAGCCGTACTAAAGGTGGTTTAATTGTTGATATCATGGGCGTTGAGGCTTTCTTACCAGGATCTCAAATTGATATTAAACCTATCCGCGATTACGATGTATACGTGGGTAAAACAATGGAATTCAAAGTTGTTAAAATTAACCATGAGTTTAAAAACGTAGTTGTTTCTCATAAAGTGTTAATTGAAGACGATTTAGAAAGCCAAAAAGTAGAGATCGTTTCTAAATTAGAAAAAGGTCAGGTACTTGAAGGTACTGTTAAAAACATTACTGATTTCGGTGTGTTCATCGATTTAGGTGGTGTTGACGGTTTACTTCACATTACTGATATTTCTTGGGGCCGCATAGAGCATCCGAAAGAAGTATTATCATTAGATGAAAAAATCAACGTGGTTGTTTTAGATTTCGATGATGAGAAAAAACGTATCGCTTTAGGCTTGAAACAATTAACTCCACATCCTTGGGAGAACTTAAGTGCCGATATCCAAGTTGGTTCTAAAGTAAAAGGAAAAATCGTAACTGTTGCAGATTATGGTGCTTTCTTAGAAATCATCCCAGGTGTTGAAGGTTTAATCCACGTTTCTGAAATGAGCTGGTCACAAAACTTAAGAAATCCACAAGAATTCTTAAAAGTTGGTGATGAGATCGAAGCTGAAGTTTTAACTTTAGACAGAGACGAGCGCAAAATGAGCTTAGGTATTAAACAATTATCTAACGATCCATGGCAAGAAGTTGCGGCTAAATTCCCAGTTGGAAGCAAGCACAAAGCAACTGTTAAAAACATGACTAACTTCGGTGTTTTTGTTGAAATCGAAGAAGGTATTGATGGTTTAATCCACATTTCTGATTTATCTTGGTCTAAAAAAGTAAACCACCCTAACGAATTCACTAAAGTTGGTGATGTATTAGACGTTGTTGTTTTAGAACTTGATGTTGATAACCGTAAATTAAGCTTAGGTCACAAACAATTAGAAGAAAACCCTTGGGATACTTTCGAAACGATCTTCACTTTAGATTCGGTTCACCAAGGTACAGTTGTTAAAGTAACTGATAAAGGTGCTGTTATTGCTTTACCTTATGGTGTAGAAGGTTTCGTACCAACTAAACACATGGTTAAAGAAGATGGTACATCAGTTAAAGCTGAAGAAACCAATGACTTCAAAATCATTGAATTCAACAAAGAAGCAAAACGTATCGTAGTATCTCACGCCCGTATTTGGGAAGAGGTTAAAGCTGAAGCTGTAGCAGAAGAAAGAAATGCTAAGAAAAAAGAAGCTAAAGCTGCTGTAACTGCGGTTAAAAAAGTTAAAGATTCTGTAGAGAAATCTACTTTAGGAGACTTAGACGTATTAGCTCAATTGAAATCGCAATTAGAAGGCGAAGAAAGCAAAGCTAAAAAAGGCTAG